Sequence from the Candidatus Binataceae bacterium genome:
GGCGAGCGATAGCAGCAGCGGAAAGAGCATCGCCAGGTAACCGGCGAAGTGGTCAGGATTGACGAACGGTCCGCGCGCGCGGCGCGCGGCTTCATCGAAAAGGGGCTTCCCCCAGTCGAAGGGGACCATGATCCAAAGCACGCGGCCGTTCCAGGTCGCGACCTCGATCAAACCAACCAGCGCGACCATCACACACGCCGCGATCATCGACATCAGAACCGCGCGGATAAACCGGGAACTGTCGCTCGGGCCCGCGCTCGAACCGAACGGATAGAAGCAAACCGCGAGCAGCAGCGTCGCGATCGCAAACGCGCCGCCAAGACCGGTAATTGTGAGCGGCCAGGCCACGGCAAGCGGACGCCATTTGTCGGAGAACAAGCGCGCGACGCCGGTGGGCTGAAGGGGCATCGGTGCACTCACGACGTTGGCCGACGGTGGACCAACCGTCAGGGTCGCTGGAGCAAATGGAATTGGAGCGCCGGCGCTAATTTCCTGTTCGGTCGGCAGCACTACTGAATTCGAAGTCAAGGTGACCGCCGGCGCCGCGCCCGCCTCGACCGTCATCCCGGCGTAGGGCGCGCGCGCGGGCCAATCGGGGAAGGCCCTGCTGTACAGATCGTAAGTCGCGGGCGAGATCACGCGCAGCAACCCAGGCGGCATCGGCACGAGCTGTACTGCGACCAGCACGAGCAGCAGGCCCAGCGGCACACCGATGGCGAGCATCAGCGCACGATTTTCCGGCGCCGGCGAATCGCCGCGCTGCGCCAGGACTGCAAGCTTGAGCATCCACAGCGCGCCGGCCGCGAATGCCGCCGCCTCCGCGAGGCGATAGGCCCAGGGATAAACCGTACCGAATGCGAGCGGGGCGAGGATCACCAACGCGCAGACGATCCAGGTAAACAGCCTGTCGAGTTTGAGCAAGTCTGATTAAGGAGCCGCGCAGGGCGCGGATTCCTCAGAGCGAATCTGCTGACCCGCCGCTCTTGCGCGATTCCACGTCGGGCGAACCTTCGAGGATCTCGTTCGAGTACTGATAGTAGTAGCTCGAGTAGTACTTGTACTCGGGGCTTTGCAAATTGACCTTGTTGAGCACCGCGCCGAAGATCTTGGCGCGCGCATAGCGAAGCCGCGAACAAGCGATTCGCACCTGCTGCTTCGCCGTGCCGACGCTGCTCACTACTACCACGACCCCATCGACCAGCGTCGAGAGAATGATCGAATCGCTGACCGGCAGCACCGGCGGCGAGTCGATAATCACGAAGTCATATTCCTCGGCGAGCTGCGCGAGGATTTGACGCATCTTTTCGGAGCCGAGCAATTCGGTCGGATTCGGCGGCAGCGAGCCGGAGGTCAGGAGCGACAAACCGTCAACGTGGGTGGTGCGGATAACCTCGTGAATATCGCGGCGGCCGGTGAGCGCTTCGGTGAGGCCGACTTCCTTATCGACGTTGAACACGCGATGGCATCGCGGCTTGCGCAGGTCGGCATCGATGAGCAGGACCTTGGCGCCGGTATGCGCGAAGAGCACGGCCGAGTTGGTAGCGGTCGCGGTCTTGCCTTCGCCGCTGGTGGTGCTGGTCAACAGGATCACCTTGGGCGGCGAGCCGGCGCGCGAGAGCAGGATTCCGGTGCGCAGCGTGCGATATGCCTCGCCATGCATCGAGTAGGGATTGAGAGCGCCGACCAGATCCTTGGTATGCCCTTCGCGGGCGAGCGCGCTCGACCCGATCGCAAGCCGCCGCACCCGATCGAGACTCAGTGATGAAGCCGCGGTCTTGTTCGGCGGCAAAGCGCCGAACTCTGGCACCACCGCCAGGCTCGGCATCTTGAGATATTGCTCGATTTCCTCGGGCGTCTTGATGCGGTTGTTGAAGAACTCGAGCATGAAGGCGAGGCCGATGCCGCCGACCAGGGACAGCACCGCCGCAGTCAGCACGCTCTGTTTGATCAGCGGACTCGAACGCAGGTGCGGCACCTCGGCAGTGTCGACGATCACGACGTTGGAGGAGCGCGCCTCGGAGGCGAGGCCCACGTCCTTCATGCGCTGGAGCACACTGTTGTAGAGGTCACGATTGGTGTCGACTTCGCGCTGCAGGATCGCGTACTCGACGGCCGCGTCGTTGAGCCCCATTGCATGGGTGCGCGACTTATCCATCTCTTCCTGCAGGCGGTTCTCGCGTTCCTGGGCTTCCTTGTATTCCGATTCGATACTGCCGGCGACGCGCTCCTCTTCGGCGTCGATATCTGACTGGAGCTCGTCCTTCTTGGCCTGCAAGCGCGCGAGCGGCGGATAGTCGGGTTTGAACTGCTTGGCCATCCCGGCGTATTCGGTCGCCAGTCCGTCGTATTCCTGACGCAAAGTTTGTAGCGATTTGTCATCGAGCATCTCAGGCAAGGCATTGAATTGATGGTTCTCCGCCATCTGCACCTTTGACTCGAGGTCGATGCGGTCGACTTGGGCCTTGGTCAGGTCCTTACTCAGATCGGAAAGCCGATCGAGGACGACGGTCTCTTTACCGTCGAGCGACATCAAGCCCGGCACGATCCCCTGATCGCGCCGGTAGCGGTTAAGCGCGTACTCCGATTTCTGGAGTTGCTCCTTGAGGTCGACCAGCTTGTTCTGGAGGAATTTCTGCGCCTCTTCGTTGGCCTGGCTGTGCAGCTCGATTCCCTGGCGGATATAGGCGTGGGCGTGGGCGTTTGCGAGTTCAGCAGAGAGCTCGGGAGTGGGCGTCGTAAACTTGATGTCAACAAGGTTCGTGTCGGGCACCGGTTTGATCGCAAGCGCCGCCATATACGCGCCGACCGCCTTGGGATTGACCCCCGAGCCGTCCGACAACGCGGACCGCGGGCGCGGCGCCGGCTGCTCCTGCTGCGCCGCTTGCGGCAAGCCGAGCGAATCACGCAACCATTGGACGATCGATCGCGAGCTCTGGGCCCCTGAGGGCTTGCCCTGGGCGTCGTCGTTAAGCAGAACCTTTTCGAGACCGTTGTTCTTGATTGCGCTCTCGGCCAGGCTGCGGCTCTTCAGAATCTCGTATTGTGTAGTGTTGAAGTACTCGTCGTATTCGTAACCCTCGGACGCGCTGTTGTCGCCGTTCTGCACCTGGGAGCCGAGGATTTGCGGCGCGGTCCGTTTGATCAGGATCGTCGCTTCGGCCGTGTACATCGGTGTCTGCATCAGCTCGTGAATCAGCGTGAGCAGCGTCACGCCGGCGACGATCGCGGCGATGAGCCCCACGTGTTTGTGGACTATGCGCCAGTACTGATGAAAGTCGATGCGGCCTTCGTCTTCCTCTTCGAAAAAGCTGTGGCGCGGATCGATGTCGCGCGCCTCTTCGAGCGAGGTGGTGCGGCGAATGAAATATGGTGATGGCGGTTGATTCATCTCGTTATGCTGCGGTCATTAGTAAGTTGGCAGCGGCACCATCATCTTGCTCAGGATGTTGTAGACCACGTAGGGGCCGATCTTCGCGACTGAGTATGGAACATCGATAACGTCGTTGGCGTGGACCGGAATATCGGGATCCTCGCCCTTGGCGATTTTATCCAGGTCGACCGGGATCGAAACCTTGTTGCCGTTGGCGTCGGTGCGGATGAGGGTCGCGTCGGCGGCGTTGGCAGCATACATCGCGCCGCCGGCTGATCCCACCGCGCCGAGCACGGTGAGCCCCGAACCGACCTGGAAGAATCCCGGATGAAAGACCCATCCGGTCACCATTACGTTGCCGCCGCCCGGCACGACCAACACGTCGCCCGGCTCGACCGGCATGTTCAGATAGTGCGTGCCGCCATTAAACGAGTTGGCACGCAAAGGAATCACCACGGCCGGACCGTTGCTCGCCTCGCGCTCCAGCGAGGCGACGGAAACCACACCTAGCGCAGCGGGAGCTTGCACCGCGTTGGCCGCGGTCTGTGCAGTTCCGGCGGCACCGGGCTTTACGACTCTTTCCTGCGGCGCGTTGTCGGCCGTCATTGCCTGGGCGACCTGTTGCATGTGGATACTGCCGCCCTGCACCTGCGGCAGCATCACGAGCTCATCGGCAGCGTCGGGAGTCGTACCGCCGGCCTGCGTGATCAGGTCGAGAATCGTCTCACCGGTACCGTTGAGCGTGACGAGACCAGGAGCGCGCACGGCGCCCACCACGGCGACCTGCCGGCTGTGGTATTCCTTGACGAATACGTCGACCTGCGGGTCGTACATGTACTTGGTCAGCGCCTGCTTGATCTGATCGCGAAGCTGCGGCTCGGTAAGGCCCGCGGCCTGAATCGTACCGACGAGCGGAAGATCGAGCTTGCCATTGCCGCCAACCCTGACGATCTGATCCTTCAGATCGTCAACGCCTGGAACGGTGACTTCGATCACGTCACCGGGACCGATGGGATAGTCTACCGTGGCCTCGGTCGCGGTGCGCTTTGTCCAGAGTGCGGCCAGGCGCTCCTGATTCTGGTCGGTATTGGCGACGCTCGGGATCCGCGGGTCAGGACCGGCGACTGTAGCCGTTGGCGCTGTTTGCGATTGCGAGCTGCTGCACGCCGCGATTGTCAACGACAGCAGCATCGCCAGGCCTGAGATCGCCAATCGCCGGTGATACCGATGCGAAGAATGCGCTCGTGATTGGAATATGGTCTTCACGGTTTGAACAACTTTCCGTGCACGTATTATCGGCGAGATTACCGCCAATTGTAATTACCCACAGTCAGCGCGATGCGGCGCTCTGCGCGGAATTCGCCGATGGCGCTGCCGCCGCAGCGTGCGGCTCATCGGCCTTGGAGACCCCTCGGGTCGCGACCGCGACGGGAGGCGCACTTAGAGGCAAGCCCCAGTCTACCGTCAGCCCTTCGCCAGCGACGTAAGCGACCGCGGACTGGCCGCGAAGGTAGAGAACGTAAACTCCTGGCTTGAGATCGTCGATCGCGTAGCGGCCCTGCGCGTCGGTCAGAACCTGCTGGCGCCTGGTACTCGACATGATTCGCAGCACGACCGTCTCTCCCGCAACCGGTCGGCCACCGAAGTCCACGACGCGTCCGACAATTTCCGACGCGCACGCCGCCCGCCCAATCGCGAGCGCGGCCACGCCCGCCAGCATTGCTGAACTGATTATCCGCATCGCGATTCAGTGCGCGCGCGCCATCGCGCCCGGCCCAATCGAATGCTCGACTTCGGTAAATGACAACGAAAACTTTCGCAGGCTCACCTGGTGACTCGCGGCGAATGATTGCAGCGCACTCAGTTGCGTTGCCGCGAGCGGTTCCTGCGCGATCAGAATTTCGTTGAACCGCGTGCGATCGAATATTTTGCCAAGCTCCTCAATTGAGCCGAGTACCGGGTAGCCGTGAAAGAGTTTGCCGCGCTTGAAGTCGTCATCGTCCACGATGCCCAGCAACTCGATTCCGGCCGCAGTCGTCGTGAAAAGATGATTCACCGCCGCCTCGCCATGCGCGTCAGCACCGATGATCACCACGCGCTGCGCGCCGGCAACAAAGTTGCGCGCGAGCCGCATCAGGACTTCCGACGACCAGCGCGTCGCCAGCAGCAGGTTGAAAAGCAGCACGGCGAACACCACGCACGAGCCCCGCGGGATGATGAACTCCTCGGGCAGCGAAGAGAGTCCGGCCAGCACCGCCGCGGTCACCGCCGCGATCGCAAAGCGCATCGCTTCTCCGGCCGCGGTTGAGGCCTGCGACGAGCGGTAAATTCCGGTCAGCGTGAACGCGATCAGCGCCGCGATCAGCACACCGGGCAATGTCACCAGCATCTTGACCACCGAGGTGACAGGAATATCGAAATCGAACCTCAGCAGCAGCGCGCCGAAGAACGCCGCCGTCGCCGCCATCAGGTCCATCGCGATCGTGACTGCGGTGCGGCGCGATCCCGCCGCAAAAAGCAGACGGCCCATCAACGAGAGCTCGGTGCCGCGCGGCTCGGCCGCGTCGAACGCCTGGTTCATCAGAAACACGACCGGCACCGCGAAAAGCAGCGCCACATAGGGCAGCATCATCACCGCTTCGTGCTCGGGCACGAATGCAATCACGACCGCGGCGACGGTGGCGCCAGCCTCGAGCACAACCAGCGCGACCAGGGACTGCAGACGCGTGAGGCCGAGCCGGCCGAGCCGATGATAGGCATTGTCAAGCTCGCGCTCGGCGGCAAGGCCGCGCATCGTCACCGTCATCGTTTCGATCAGCGGGACCATCATGATGAGCAACGGAATCGCCAGTCGCGGGGCCCACGTCGCATGCGCATCGCGGCTTGCATGAACGGAGAGCAATCCCAGAACGACGCCGACCGCCAGCGCTCCTCCATTGCCGATACGTGCCGTTGCGGGCGCCGGATCGGAGAGCATGAAGCCCGCGAGCGCGCCCGCCATCGCCAGCGCCGCAACCATAGTGATCAGATGCCCGTTGACGTCCGCGACGGTGGCGGTGCCGAGTGCGGCCAGAATACCGACTGCGGGGGCGAGCCCATTGAGGCCGTCCATTAAAACGAACGCATTGGCGATCATCAGCAGCCAGATACTCATCACCGAGGCGTTGGCGCCGAAAGAGTCGAGAAAGCGGAACGCCGGCCCCAGGATCGCGAACGCCACGACCGCGATTGTCTGCAGCGACAGCTTGGTGATCGGCGCGAGCTCGATCGCATCACTGGCCAGCGCGATCACGAACATGGCGATGGCCAGCGTGAGCTCCCATCGAACATCGGCTCGCGAAAGGACGACGCCGCCCTTGAAGATCGCGATCGCAATGCCGAGCCCGAGCAAAATCGCGATACCGCGGGCGGTCGTGCGCCGTATCAAGCGCGACAGAATCGCGCTGGCGGCTGCCGCCGTCATTACCAGGAGCAGGCAGGATATGACTTGAGATATCAAGGGAGAATGAGCGAGCTCAAAAGCCTGAGATCGTTAGGGAGGAACGACAATCCAGGGAATAAGGGTATTGAATGAGATTATCGGTCCGTGATGATTAGATAAGCGTCCGCCGTCCCGTTGGAGCGTAGGTATGCCCCCGGTTTCCCCTTAATGCCCAAAACCGATCCGAATCGCGCCATCGCGTCTTCTTCCGAAACCGTCAGCAGTCTTTCGAATCGAAATGCGAAGGATTTCGAATGACAATTCGAGACTGCTATGGCGATAACGCTGCGTACTAAATATCGAATCCGCGAATCTTAGGCTGCGTAAACATAGCAAGTGCCTTCAAATTAGGTCAAACCTCCGCAATTTCGCTTTGCTCCGCAATTGTACGTAGTGATGAATACGGAGGCACGCCGAGTCAGCGCACCTCCGCTCAAGCTCACTTTCCGTCAACCTGATGCAACTTGTCGATGCAGTTCTGCCCCGAGTTTGTCCAGAAGCGCCTGCGTGCCGCGCTCGCGGCCCGGAGGATCGTCGTAGCCGTCGAGGAAAGCGCCTTGCTCGGTGAAGGTCAGATGCGTCCCGTTGCTGGCGTGCTTGAACTCGACCGTCGTCAGCGAAACCGAAATGCGCCGATCGTCGAGATGCATTTCGTAGCTAAAGATGATCCGTTGGTTGGGCACGATATCCTGGTAGATCGCGTCATATATATGCGCGGGCCCCTCGGGCGGCACGCTCGAGAGATGCTCTCGGCCGCCGACGCGAAAGTCCAGGCGGTATCCGTCGCGGGCCCATTCATGCGGCCCGGCAAACCATCGTTGCTTCGCGGCAGGGTCCCCGAACGCGTTGAATACCCGCTCGACCGGCGCGTCGTAGTCGCGCTCGATCACGAAGGTCGTGTGATGAGCAGATCGTTGGGTCATCATTTTCTCCTTTTTGGCGTTTCATCTTCCTCAGCCGCCAGGAACTCGCCGAGGCGATCGAGATTGCGCTCCCAGGTCGCCCGCCGCGACGCGATCCAGTTGCCCGCCGAGTCGAGCACGGCCGGTTCGATCGTGCAGGTGCGGACGCGCCCGCGTTTTTCCGAATGGACGAGCCCGCTGGCTTCGAGAACCTGCAGATGCTGCATCACGGCCGGCAACGACATCGCGAGCGGCCGCGCCAGCTCCTTGACCGGCGCCGCGCCGCGGCTCAAGCGCTCGACGATGGTCCGGCGGGCAGGGTCGGCCAGT
This genomic interval carries:
- a CDS encoding polysaccharide biosynthesis tyrosine autokinase codes for the protein MNQPPSPYFIRRTTSLEEARDIDPRHSFFEEEDEGRIDFHQYWRIVHKHVGLIAAIVAGVTLLTLIHELMQTPMYTAEATILIKRTAPQILGSQVQNGDNSASEGYEYDEYFNTTQYEILKSRSLAESAIKNNGLEKVLLNDDAQGKPSGAQSSRSIVQWLRDSLGLPQAAQQEQPAPRPRSALSDGSGVNPKAVGAYMAALAIKPVPDTNLVDIKFTTPTPELSAELANAHAHAYIRQGIELHSQANEEAQKFLQNKLVDLKEQLQKSEYALNRYRRDQGIVPGLMSLDGKETVVLDRLSDLSKDLTKAQVDRIDLESKVQMAENHQFNALPEMLDDKSLQTLRQEYDGLATEYAGMAKQFKPDYPPLARLQAKKDELQSDIDAEEERVAGSIESEYKEAQERENRLQEEMDKSRTHAMGLNDAAVEYAILQREVDTNRDLYNSVLQRMKDVGLASEARSSNVVIVDTAEVPHLRSSPLIKQSVLTAAVLSLVGGIGLAFMLEFFNNRIKTPEEIEQYLKMPSLAVVPEFGALPPNKTAASSLSLDRVRRLAIGSSALAREGHTKDLVGALNPYSMHGEAYRTLRTGILLSRAGSPPKVILLTSTTSGEGKTATATNSAVLFAHTGAKVLLIDADLRKPRCHRVFNVDKEVGLTEALTGRRDIHEVIRTTHVDGLSLLTSGSLPPNPTELLGSEKMRQILAQLAEEYDFVIIDSPPVLPVSDSIILSTLVDGVVVVVSSVGTAKQQVRIACSRLRYARAKIFGAVLNKVNLQSPEYKYYSSYYYQYSNEILEGSPDVESRKSGGSADSL
- a CDS encoding polysaccharide biosynthesis/export family protein; amino-acid sequence: MAISGLAMLLSLTIAACSSSQSQTAPTATVAGPDPRIPSVANTDQNQERLAALWTKRTATEATVDYPIGPGDVIEVTVPGVDDLKDQIVRVGGNGKLDLPLVGTIQAAGLTEPQLRDQIKQALTKYMYDPQVDVFVKEYHSRQVAVVGAVRAPGLVTLNGTGETILDLITQAGGTTPDAADELVMLPQVQGGSIHMQQVAQAMTADNAPQERVVKPGAAGTAQTAANAVQAPAALGVVSVASLEREASNGPAVVIPLRANSFNGGTHYLNMPVEPGDVLVVPGGGNVMVTGWVFHPGFFQVGSGLTVLGAVGSAGGAMYAANAADATLIRTDANGNKVSIPVDLDKIAKGEDPDIPVHANDVIDVPYSVAKIGPYVVYNILSKMMVPLPTY
- a CDS encoding carboxypeptidase-like regulatory domain-containing protein — protein: MRIISSAMLAGVAALAIGRAACASEIVGRVVDFGGRPVAGETVVLRIMSSTRRQQVLTDAQGRYAIDDLKPGVYVLYLRGQSAVAYVAGEGLTVDWGLPLSAPPVAVATRGVSKADEPHAAAAAPSANSAQSAASR
- a CDS encoding SRPBCC family protein is translated as MTQRSAHHTTFVIERDYDAPVERVFNAFGDPAAKQRWFAGPHEWARDGYRLDFRVGGREHLSSVPPEGPAHIYDAIYQDIVPNQRIIFSYEMHLDDRRISVSLTTVEFKHASNGTHLTFTEQGAFLDGYDDPPGRERGTQALLDKLGAELHRQVASG
- a CDS encoding metalloregulator ArsR/SmtB family transcription factor — its product is MRLSSAQLQRSRAGAIVKYMLNYQRSLDRVFQALADPARRTIVERLSRGAAPVKELARPLAMSLPAVMQHLQVLEASGLVHSEKRGRVRTCTIEPAVLDSAGNWIASRRATWERNLDRLGEFLAAEEDETPKRRK